Genomic window (Drosophila ananassae strain 14024-0371.13 chromosome 3L, ASM1763931v2, whole genome shotgun sequence):
GTTACATGATCTCCAATTTTGCAAACCTATGCATCAGCAAATTCAAAGATTTATGGGTTTTGGAGTGCATTTCTATATGACATTATATTCTAGGCGCCCATAATGTTTTGTGTTTAACACAAAGTTTTCATTAATGTATGTTTTATGAAAtaatcttatattattatacccttgcagagggtattatactTTTGGTCAAATGTTTGCAACGCAATGAAGGAAAAATTTTCatccctataaagtatatttcTTTTGTTATACACAAGACCATTTCATATGATACATGCCTATTAGCCAATACTTCTGTTAACTTTCTGATTCACTTACCAAAGAGTTTTATAATTATGTGTGTCTCCaaacttaaaaacttaaaaacgtATTCAATAAGTCACATATTCAGCTGGTATCAAGTAAAAACATGGTCAAGCCAATGATagatataataaaaacaagaaaggaaagctaacttcgggcggagccaaagttgaaatatccttgcagttaaggttgttccatttccgaataagatttggccaaatataacatgtgtggaaagtcccaaccctctaactgaaaaaacaccaaagttattgcatttccgatcaatcagttatatggcagctataggatatattcaaccgatcccggccgtaccgacttatatactgcaaacaaaagaaggatgtatgcaaaattttaattcgatagctttaaaaccgagagactagtttgcttagaaacagacagacggacatgctcatatcgactcaggaggtgatcctgatcaagaatatatatactttataaggtcggagatgtctctttCACAGCGTTAtatacttttgaccaaaattataataccctctgcaagagtaAAAATATGTCTTTGCACTCGCAAACTCACACTCTATTTTGAAAGCTTTGTGCAAAAATCCTGGATTGTATTCAAGAGCCATGTGACAATCTGGCACAATTTTGGCATTATTTATGCAAACAGGAAAGACATCATATGGAGGAACGCCCGACCCAGGGTGCAATTTGGCATTCAGAAGCGGTGTATCATAATTCGGAGACCAAGACCTCTAAAATCGTCGGTTCGCCTTGAGCGCCCGCACTTCGTGCCTCGACTTTGTTAATTAAACATAACGGAGCGCAGCAGAGAAATTCTCAAGTGAATAATTAAACAATATCAAGTTCCTCAAACTTAGTAAAAACTTTGAGAATTTGTTGAAACTTTATCTATGAAAATGTCACAAATTCGACTCGCCGCTGGTCTATATAAGCGCGACGGAGCCGACAGTACAAGCCAAAGCAACAATTTCAATCGGACTATCCAAACCATCCAATAAAGACCAGAATGGTCTTCAAGCTCATTCATCCCGCTCCGCTCACGGAGAAAATGCGATCTCGAGACGGGTGCATATACTTGTACAGGGCCATGAAGTTCATCGGCTGGCGACCCCCCAAGGAAGGCGTGCTGCGGTACCTGTACCTCTTCTGGACACTAATGACGTTTGTGTGGTCCACAACCTACTTGCCTCTGGGCTTTTTGGGTAGTTACATGACGCAGATCAAGTCCTTCTCGCCGGGCGAGTTCCTCACCTCGCTGCAGGTGTGCATCAACGCGTATGGATCCTCAGTAAAGGTGGCAATAACCTACTCCATGTTGTGGCGATTGGTTAAAGCAAAGGACCTTCTTGACCAGCTAGACTTGCGCTGCACTTCTATGGAAGAGCGCGAAAAGATCCACCGCGTGGTGGCGCGCAGCAATCACGCCTTTCTAATCTTCACCTTCGTTTACTGTGGCTATGCCGGTTCCACTTACCTCAGCTCGGTACTCAGCGGAAGGCCTCCGTGGCAGCTCTACAACCCGTTCATTGATTGGCACGATGGCACAGCGAAGCTTTGGATGGCCTCCACGCTGGAGTACATCGTGATGTCAGGGGCAGTGCTGCAGGACCAGCTTTCAGACACCTACCCGCTGATCTACACTCTTATCCTGCGTGCTCACATGGACATGTTGAAGGAGCGCATCCGCCGTCTCCGCACCGACGAGACTCTCAGTGAAAGTGAGAACTACGAGGAGCTGGTCAAATGTGTCATGGACCACAAGCTGATCCTAAAGTAAGTTGTCCCACTTTGAGGCTTTAAGGTCAAATCTTCCAAACGTCACTATGTAATTGCAGGTACTGTGCCCTCATCAAGCCCGTCATATCCGGCACCATATTCACGCAGTTCCTGCTTATAGGACTCGTGCTGGGCCTCACGCTGATCAACGTATTCTTCTTTTCGGACATTTGGACAGGCATTGCCTCCTTCATGTTCATAATCACCATTCTTTTGCAGACATTTCCCTTTTGCTACACTTGCAACATGATCATGGAGGACTGTGAGGCTTTGACCCACGCAATATTTCAGTCTAATTGGGTGGACGCCAACCGACCATATAAGACTACGCTGCTGTATTTCCTCCAGAACGTTCAGCAACCCATCGTCTTCATAGCCGGAGGCATATTCCAGATATCAAtgagcagcaacatcagcgtAAGAAAACACTCAAGACTTTTtacttttctttaaatttagtaACCATTAAATACAATCAGAAGTAGGCAACTTTTATTGCAATGTTATTTACCTTTAGAGTAAAGCTAACAACGCTAAAACTTGGCACAAATATGGCTTAAATAAGGTCTTAAATAGAagaataacacaggccgaaaattttcatctttttcctccacaaaaaatttcaaatgcTCCACACCTTTAGGCTCACCAGAACCAAAGTCCAAAACAAACATgggttccatcacccacagttttctcgctacacctaagagaagaaagcGATCAAATTtgaccatatattgaattatgtaggccgtgtaattgcgttgaccatcattgttttcagTACATAGCATTTTAGAAATATATGTGCACCACACTAAAAATGGCATTGGCATACTCATTCCATACTTTTGGAATACTTATCCGAAGTTGAAATCCACATTTAGTGCTTCAATGACTTATACTCAAACGTTTTCCCGTggaagattttttttcttattgatATCAGAAGATTATACCATGTTTtgattttggatttaagggttAAGACGTTTTCAGGTACATTTATTCGTGCATACAGGCAATGCGTACAATGAAAAGGATGAAAAATCGAAATTCAATAGATATAAAACTGAGGAACCAGGTTGCGTAAACCAAACAGACGGACATTCTTATATCGGTGAAGTcatcctgatcaaaaatatagaTCAAATGAAAAAACCAATTGACGAGTTAATATAACCCATGGCGAACCCACATGCCACGCCCAAAATAGTGCAAACTGGCGTTTTGCACATGCGGCCAGTGAATTGCTtgggattatttttttcaaagtgCGGTCGCGGCCTTTACACTTGAATGTATGTCagagtcgatataaccatgtccgtctgtgtATCTAACCTTCTATCTTTATGAACGCGTGGATCTATATAGAGGCTATAAGAGATAGAGCTATGCGATTTTACATGTAGACTTCTATAATCCCACGTAGATCAAGTCtgatcaaattttttttttcaaaagttttgATGAAAAGATATTTCTGGAATTTATTTCTGGAAAACAAATTTCAGCTAAATTCGCCGATTTTTAGAGAAGTTATAGGTTTTTTCATTCTGCTTCCCCACTGGATTTTATTGTTGAGTTGTGCATGATTGTTGTATTTCAAAACGCACCAAAGAATGCAATACAAAATTGTTTTGAGGAATCTATACTTTGAAAGGTTAAATAGAGTTCGGGTGGAAAAGat
Coding sequences:
- the LOC6496668 gene encoding odorant receptor 42b produces the protein MVFKLIHPAPLTEKMRSRDGCIYLYRAMKFIGWRPPKEGVLRYLYLFWTLMTFVWSTTYLPLGFLGSYMTQIKSFSPGEFLTSLQVCINAYGSSVKVAITYSMLWRLVKAKDLLDQLDLRCTSMEEREKIHRVVARSNHAFLIFTFVYCGYAGSTYLSSVLSGRPPWQLYNPFIDWHDGTAKLWMASTLEYIVMSGAVLQDQLSDTYPLIYTLILRAHMDMLKERIRRLRTDETLSESENYEELVKCVMDHKLILKYCALIKPVISGTIFTQFLLIGLVLGLTLINVFFFSDIWTGIASFMFIITILLQTFPFCYTCNMIMEDCEALTHAIFQSNWVDANRPYKTTLLYFLQNVQQPIVFIAGGIFQISMSSNISVAKFAFSVITITRQMNIADKFKEE